Part of the Candidatus Delongbacteria bacterium genome, ATGAGCATGTCCCATCGCGAGCGCCACCGCTCCCATCGCAGCGGTTGGCTGCGGGCCGCCGTCCTTGGAGCCAACGATGGTCTGGTCTCCACCGCCAGTCTGGTGGTGGGAGTGGCCGCCGCGGGAGCCGATCGTTCCAGCATTCTGCTGGCGGGCGTGGCCGGGCTGGTGGCCGGGGCCATGTCGATGGCCGCGGGCGAATACGTCTCGGTCAGCTCCCAGGCTGATACCGAAGGCGCGGATCTGGCCCGCGAGCGGGACGAACTGGAGCACGACTGGGACTTCGAAGTGGAAGAGCTGGCCCAGATCTACCACCAGCGTGGAGTCGAACTTGAACTGGCCCGGGAGCTGTCCGTGCAGCTGATGGCCCACGATGCCTTGGGTGCACACGCGCGCGAAGAACTGGGCATCAGCGAACTGACCACAGCGCGTCCTCTGCAGGCGGCCCTGACATCCGCCGCGACATTCGCGGCCGGAGCTGCTCTGCCACTGCTGCCGGCAGTTGTGATCCCCGTGACCTGGCTGGCCTGGGCCGTCAGCGGACTGACCATTGCCTGTCTGCTGCTGCTGGGCAGTCTGGCGGCCCGCACGGGAGGTGCACCGGTCTGGACCGGAGCCTGGCGTGTCACGCTCTGGGGCGTGATGGCACTGGTCCTCACGGCGCTCGCCGGCCACTTTGTGGGCACGGGCGTCTGAG contains:
- a CDS encoding VIT family protein, which codes for MSHRERHRSHRSGWLRAAVLGANDGLVSTASLVVGVAAAGADRSSILLAGVAGLVAGAMSMAAGEYVSVSSQADTEGADLARERDELEHDWDFEVEELAQIYHQRGVELELARELSVQLMAHDALGAHAREELGISELTTARPLQAALTSAATFAAGAALPLLPAVVIPVTWLAWAVSGLTIACLLLLGSLAARTGGAPVWTGAWRVTLWGVMALVLTALAGHFVGTGV